The proteins below are encoded in one region of Bacillus vallismortis:
- the pxpA gene encoding 5-oxoprolinase subunit PpxA has translation MFQVDLNCDLGESFGAYRIGLDQDILEYVTSANIACGFHAGDPGVMRKTVALAAENGVKIGAHPGLPDLLGFGRRNMAISPEEAYDLVVYQIGALSGFLKAEGLHMQHVKPHGALYNMAAVDQKLSDAIAKAVYKVDPGLVLFGLAGSELVKAGERIGLQTANEVFADRTYQADGTLTPRSQQDALIESDDAAVTQVIKMVKEGAVKSQQGHDVSLKADTVCIHGDGAHALTFAQKIRKELKVAGIEVAAISAQKST, from the coding sequence GTGTTTCAAGTTGATTTGAACTGTGATTTAGGAGAAAGCTTCGGAGCCTACAGGATAGGCCTTGATCAAGATATTTTAGAGTATGTCACATCTGCGAACATCGCATGCGGATTTCATGCAGGAGATCCCGGTGTCATGCGGAAAACCGTTGCGCTCGCCGCAGAAAACGGTGTGAAAATCGGCGCGCATCCGGGTTTGCCGGATTTACTGGGCTTTGGCCGCCGCAATATGGCGATTTCACCTGAGGAAGCGTACGATCTCGTCGTCTATCAAATTGGCGCGCTCTCGGGTTTTTTAAAAGCAGAAGGACTTCACATGCAGCACGTCAAACCGCATGGCGCTTTATACAATATGGCGGCTGTCGATCAAAAGCTGTCAGACGCCATTGCGAAAGCTGTCTATAAGGTTGATCCCGGCCTAGTGCTTTTCGGTCTTGCTGGGAGCGAGCTCGTCAAAGCGGGTGAACGGATCGGACTTCAGACGGCAAATGAAGTGTTCGCCGATAGAACATACCAAGCCGACGGCACACTGACACCGCGCTCCCAACAGGACGCACTCATTGAAAGCGATGATGCCGCCGTCACCCAAGTGATCAAAATGGTGAAAGAAGGGGCGGTTAAATCTCAGCAAGGCCATGATGTGTCCTTAAAAGCAGATACCGTTTGCATCCACGGAGATGGAGCACACGCGCTGACCTTTGCGCAAAAAATCAGAAAAGAACTCAAAGTGGCAGGCATTGAAGTGGCCGCTATTTCAGCACAGAAGTCAACATAA
- a CDS encoding tartrate dehydrogenase encodes MTMKQFEIAAIPGDGVGKEVVAAAEKVLHTAAEVHGGLSFSFTSFPWSCDYYMEHGDMMPEDGIHTLTQFEAVFLGAVGNPKLVPDHISLWGLLLKIRRELELSINMRPAKQMAGITSPLLHPNDFDLMVIRENSEGEYSEVGGRIHRGGDEIAIQNAVFTRKATERVMRFAFELAKKRRGHVTSATKSNGIYHAMPFWDEVFQQTAADYSGIETSSQHIDALAAFFVTRPETFDVIVASNLFGDILTDISSSLMGSIGIAPSANINPSGKYPSMFEPVHGSAPDIAGQGLANPIGQIWTAKLMLDHFGEEELGAKILDVLEQVTADGIKTRDIGGQSTTAEVTDEICARLRKW; translated from the coding sequence ATGACAATGAAACAATTCGAGATTGCGGCAATACCGGGAGACGGAGTAGGAAAAGAGGTTGTGGCGGCTGCTGAGAAAGTGCTTCATACAGCGGCTGAGGTGCACGGCGGTTTGTCATTCTCATTTACGTCTTTTCCATGGAGCTGTGATTATTACATGGAGCACGGCGACATGATGCCTGAAGACGGCATACATACGCTTACTCAATTTGAAGCGGTTTTCTTAGGAGCAGTCGGAAACCCGAAGCTGGTTCCCGATCATATTTCGTTATGGGGGCTTCTGCTGAAAATCCGGAGGGAGCTTGAGCTTTCCATTAATATGAGACCGGCCAAACAAATGGCAGGCATCACGTCGCCGCTTCTGCATCCAAATGATTTTGATCTTATGGTGATTCGCGAGAACAGTGAAGGCGAGTACAGTGAAGTCGGCGGACGCATTCACAGAGGCGGCGATGAAATCGCCATCCAGAATGCTGTATTTACGAGAAAAGCGACAGAACGAGTCATGCGCTTCGCCTTCGAATTGGCGAAAAAACGGCGCGGCCATGTGACAAGTGCGACAAAATCGAATGGCATTTATCACGCGATGCCGTTTTGGGATGAAGTCTTTCAGCAAACTGCGGCTGATTACAGCGGAATCGAAACGTCATCCCAGCATATTGATGCGCTGGCCGCTTTTTTTGTGACGCGTCCGGAAACGTTTGACGTCATTGTGGCGAGCAACTTGTTCGGTGATATTTTAACGGACATCAGCTCAAGCTTGATGGGAAGCATCGGTATTGCGCCGTCCGCGAATATCAACCCGTCCGGCAAATACCCATCTATGTTCGAACCGGTTCACGGCTCAGCTCCCGACATTGCCGGCCAAGGCCTTGCCAATCCAATCGGCCAAATTTGGACAGCGAAGCTGATGCTTGACCATTTCGGGGAGGAAGAACTGGGGGCGAAGATCCTTGATGTCCTGGAACAAGTAACGGCTGATGGCATCAAAACACGCGACATTGGCGGACAAAGCACAACGGCTGAGGTGACGGATGAAATCTGTGCTCGTTTGAGAAAATGGTGA
- a CDS encoding Cof-type HAD-IIB family hydrolase, with protein MSVQRENVDIKLIAIDMDGTLLNDEQLISDENRKAIREAEDKGVYVVISTGRTLMTCRELAESLKLSSFLITANGSEIWDSNFNLVERKLLHTDHIQMMWDLRNKHNTNFWASTVNKVWRGEFPENITDHEWLKFGFDIEDDDIRNEVLEELRKNKELEITNSSPTNIEVNALGINKAAALAKVSEKLGFTMENVMAMGDSLNDIAMIKEAGLGVAMGNAQDIVKETADWVTETNIEDGVAKAIRHWVL; from the coding sequence ATGTCTGTTCAAAGAGAAAATGTGGATATTAAGCTGATCGCAATTGATATGGATGGAACGCTGCTGAATGACGAGCAGCTGATTTCGGATGAAAACCGTAAAGCCATTCGGGAAGCGGAGGATAAAGGCGTGTACGTGGTGATCAGCACGGGCCGGACACTGATGACGTGCCGGGAGCTGGCTGAATCGCTGAAGCTGTCGTCCTTTTTAATCACGGCAAACGGCAGTGAAATTTGGGATTCGAATTTTAACTTGGTCGAACGTAAGCTGCTCCATACAGATCATATTCAGATGATGTGGGATTTGCGGAACAAGCACAACACGAACTTCTGGGCTTCTACTGTAAATAAAGTATGGAGAGGCGAGTTTCCGGAAAACATTACGGATCACGAATGGCTCAAATTCGGCTTTGACATTGAGGATGACGACATCCGAAACGAAGTGCTGGAGGAGCTGAGAAAAAACAAAGAGCTTGAAATCACCAATTCAAGCCCGACAAACATTGAGGTCAACGCGCTTGGCATCAACAAAGCCGCAGCTCTTGCGAAGGTTTCTGAAAAACTCGGCTTTACGATGGAGAATGTGATGGCGATGGGTGACAGCCTCAATGACATCGCCATGATTAAAGAAGCGGGTCTGGGTGTCGCGATGGGAAATGCGCAAGACATTGTGAAAGAAACGGCGGATTGGGTTACGGAGACAAATATTGAGGATGGTGTCGCGAAAGCGATTCGCCATTGGGTTTTATAA
- a CDS encoding 3-hydroxyacyl-ACP dehydratase FabZ family protein, translating into MNPLSLPHRYPFLFIDRVTKSEPSKYAEAYKLISENDWFITDTQIEMPFSLVIEALAQTAAFTGITGENSLGLLSSVKKAEKLGAAMPGDRLELAFEVTRNRRGFVFGHAKASVSGQPVAEAEIGIYIEK; encoded by the coding sequence ATGAACCCATTATCTTTGCCTCACCGCTATCCGTTTTTGTTCATTGATCGCGTGACGAAAAGCGAGCCAAGCAAATATGCGGAAGCGTATAAGCTGATTAGTGAAAACGATTGGTTTATCACTGACACGCAAATAGAAATGCCGTTTTCACTTGTGATTGAAGCACTTGCGCAAACCGCGGCTTTTACAGGGATTACAGGTGAGAACAGCTTGGGCTTATTGTCTTCCGTGAAGAAAGCGGAAAAGCTCGGTGCGGCCATGCCTGGTGACCGGCTTGAACTTGCGTTTGAGGTTACGCGCAACCGGCGCGGGTTTGTGTTCGGACATGCCAAGGCGTCAGTGAGCGGACAGCCTGTTGCTGAAGCTGAAATCGGCATCTATATCGAAAAGTGA
- a CDS encoding aminoacyl-tRNA deacylase, producing the protein MNKLPAHLFLDDLKLEYTSMSFSTSTEKGAANVAKELNFNERQMVKTLIFETGQSEKILVMVGGDQNIKSGKLKKAVGSKNIKMASPATVKELTGYQIGSIPPFGWQPTHFRSFIDRTLMKEDTLGVGAGVWGNEIIITPQNLKRASKAQEVDIVTEQ; encoded by the coding sequence ATGAACAAACTACCAGCACACCTATTTTTAGATGATTTAAAACTTGAGTATACTTCTATGAGTTTTTCAACTTCAACTGAAAAAGGGGCAGCTAATGTTGCTAAAGAATTGAATTTTAATGAAAGACAAATGGTCAAGACATTAATCTTTGAAACAGGCCAAAGTGAAAAAATTTTAGTAATGGTCGGAGGAGATCAAAATATTAAGTCAGGGAAATTGAAAAAAGCCGTAGGTTCAAAAAATATAAAAATGGCTTCGCCTGCTACTGTAAAAGAACTTACAGGTTACCAAATCGGATCAATCCCTCCATTTGGGTGGCAACCTACTCATTTTCGTTCATTTATAGACCGTACCCTAATGAAAGAAGATACACTTGGAGTGGGAGCTGGTGTTTGGGGAAATGAAATTATTATAACTCCCCAAAACTTAAAAAGGGCTTCTAAAGCCCAAGAAGTGGACATTGTTACAGAACAATAG
- the sipU gene encoding signal peptidase I sipU — MNAKKITLKKKRKTRWIVVVSIVLIAALILMIRMAFYRPFLVEGLSMAPTLQDSERILVDKAAKYTGGFHRGDIIVIQDKTSGRSSVKRLIGLPGDSVKMKDDQLYINDKKVEEPYLKEHQQEAKEIGVSLTGDFEAEVPSGQYFVMGDNRLNSMDSRNGMGMPSDEEIVGTESLVFYPFGEMRQAK; from the coding sequence TTGAATGCGAAAAAAATCACATTAAAGAAAAAAAGAAAAACAAGATGGATCGTTGTAGTCAGTATCGTTTTGATCGCTGCACTTATTTTGATGATTAGAATGGCGTTTTACAGGCCTTTTCTCGTTGAAGGTTTGTCAATGGCTCCAACGCTTCAAGACTCAGAAAGAATTTTGGTTGACAAAGCAGCCAAATATACAGGCGGTTTTCACAGAGGCGACATTATAGTCATTCAAGACAAAACGAGCGGCCGTTCATCAGTCAAACGTTTAATCGGTTTGCCTGGTGACAGTGTAAAAATGAAGGATGATCAGCTATACATAAACGATAAAAAGGTGGAAGAACCGTACCTAAAGGAACATCAACAAGAGGCCAAAGAAATAGGTGTGAGCTTAACAGGTGACTTCGAAGCTGAGGTTCCTTCAGGCCAATATTTCGTAATGGGAGATAACCGCCTCAATTCGATGGATAGCAGAAACGGAATGGGTATGCCTTCTGATGAAGAGATCGTCGGAACTGAATCTCTCGTCTTTTATCCGTTCGGTGAGATGAGACAAGCAAAGTAA
- a CDS encoding PTS sugar transporter subunit IIA, translating to MQVLAKENIKLNQTASSKEEAIKMAGQTLIDNGYVTADYIGKMFEREETSSTFMGNFIAIPHGTEEAKNEVLHSGISIIQIPDGVEYGEGNTAKVVFGIAGKNNEHLDILSNIAIICSEEENIERLISAKSEEDLIAIFNEVN from the coding sequence ATGCAAGTACTCGCAAAGGAAAATATTAAACTCAATCAAACGGCATCATCAAAGGAAGAAGCCATCAAAATGGCAGGCCAGACGCTGATTGACAACGGCTATGTGACAGCAGATTACATTGGCAAAATGTTTGAACGTGAAGAAACATCATCTACTTTTATGGGAAATTTTATAGCCATACCACACGGCACAGAAGAGGCGAAAAACGAGGTGCTTCACTCTGGAATATCCATCATACAGATTCCAGACGGCGTCGAGTACGGAGAAGGCAACACGGCAAAAGTGGTATTCGGCATTGCGGGCAAAAATAATGAGCATTTAGACATTTTGTCTAACATCGCCATCATTTGCTCAGAAGAAGAAAACATTGAACGCCTGATCTCTGCTAAAAGCGAAGAAGATTTGATCGCCATTTTCAACGAGGTGAACTGA
- a CDS encoding mannitol-1-phosphate 5-dehydrogenase codes for MIALHFGAGNIGRGFIGALLHHSGYDVVFADVNDTMVSLLNEKKEYTVELAEEGHSSEVIGPVSAINSGSQPEELYRLINEAALITTAVGPNVLKLIAPSIAEGLRRRDASNTLNIIACENMIGGSSFLKKEIYSHLTEAKRESVSETVSFPNSAVDRIVPIQHHEDPLKVSVEPFFEWVIDESGFKGKTPAINGALFVHDLTPYIERKLFTVNTGHAVTAYVGYQRGLKTVKEAIDHPEIRRVVHSALLETGDYLVKTYGFKQAEHEQYIKKIIGRFENPFITDDVTRVARSPLRKLGENDRLVGPAKKIKEPNALAEGIAAALRFDFTDDPEAVELQALIEEKGYSGVLQEVCGIQSHEPLHAIILKKLNQ; via the coding sequence ATGATCGCATTACATTTCGGTGCGGGAAATATCGGGAGGGGGTTTATCGGCGCGTTGCTTCACCACTCTGGCTATGACGTAGTGTTTGCGGATGTGAACGACACGATGGTCAGCCTCCTCAATGAAAAAAAGGAATACACAGTGGAGCTGGCAGAAGAGGGGCATTCATCAGAGGTTATCGGCCCGGTCAGCGCCATCAATAGCGGCAGCCAGCCGGAGGAGCTGTATCGGCTAATCAATGAGGCGGCGCTCATCACAACGGCGGTCGGTCCGAACGTGTTAAAGCTGATTGCTCCCTCTATCGCAGAAGGGTTAAGACGAAGAGACGCTTCAAACACACTGAATATCATTGCCTGCGAAAATATGATCGGAGGAAGCAGCTTTCTGAAGAAAGAGATATACAGCCATTTAACTGAGGCGAAGCGGGAGTCCGTCAGTGAAACGGTCAGTTTTCCAAATTCTGCCGTTGATCGGATCGTGCCGATTCAGCATCATGAAGATCCGCTCAAAGTGTCGGTTGAACCATTTTTTGAATGGGTCATTGATGAATCAGGCTTTAAAGGAAAAACACCGGCCATAAACGGCGCGCTGTTTGTTCATGATTTAACGCCGTACATCGAACGAAAGCTGTTTACAGTCAACACCGGACACGCGGTGACAGCGTATGTCGGCTATCAGCGCGGGCTCAAAACGGTCAAAGAAGCAATCGATCACCCGGAAATCCGCCGTGTCGTTCATTCCGCACTGCTTGAAACCGGTGACTACCTCGTCAAAACGTATGGCTTTAAGCAAGCTGAACACGAACAATATATCAAAAAAATCATCGGACGCTTCGAAAACCCATTCATTACAGACGATGTGACCCGCGTAGCGAGATCACCTCTCAGAAAACTGGGAGAAAATGATAGGCTCGTAGGCCCGGCAAAGAAAATAAAAGAGCCGAATGCACTGGCGGAAGGGATTGCCGCAGCACTGCGCTTCGATTTCACCGATGACCCTGAAGCGGTTGAACTGCAAGCGCTGATCGAAGAAAAAGGATACAGCGGCGTGCTTCAAGAGGTGTGCGGCATTCAGTCTCATGAACCGCTGCATGCCATCATTTTAAAGAAACTGAATCAATAA
- the sbnB gene encoding 2,3-diaminopropionate biosynthesis protein SbnB has protein sequence MSDVIKAEGNQSALYVDSIKEALTLHAERKFVQPLKPYLRANQSKGHIADRIIAMPAHLDEMNISGIKWVGSKNDNPSKRKISRASAVVVLNDPETNYPVSIMEGSLISGMRTAAVSVLGAKHLAKKNFAEMSCLGCGQIAQFHVESFIDHFKNLKKINLFDINQDSANLLKEKIDEYVRHKGDNRFIEVNVCENLEKTVRNGEVILTCTVADTPYIPFEWISKGTFISNVSIMDFEKETFLKADKVVVDDWDQANREKKVINQLVLEGKFSKEQLHGELGEIITGRIPGRENENEIIILNPMGMAIEDIACAYKIFKKAKELGIGKTLSLY, from the coding sequence ATGAGTGATGTTATTAAAGCTGAAGGAAACCAATCTGCATTGTATGTGGATTCTATTAAAGAAGCTCTCACTTTACATGCTGAAAGAAAGTTTGTACAACCTCTAAAACCATACCTAAGAGCTAATCAAAGTAAAGGACATATCGCTGACAGAATTATTGCTATGCCTGCACACCTGGATGAAATGAATATATCGGGTATAAAATGGGTCGGAAGCAAGAATGATAATCCTTCTAAAAGAAAAATAAGCCGAGCTAGTGCAGTAGTTGTATTGAATGATCCTGAAACAAATTACCCTGTATCTATCATGGAAGGTAGCTTGATAAGTGGAATGAGGACTGCAGCTGTTTCGGTTTTAGGAGCAAAACACCTTGCAAAAAAAAATTTCGCAGAAATGAGTTGTCTAGGTTGTGGTCAAATTGCTCAATTCCATGTCGAGTCATTTATTGATCATTTTAAAAACCTTAAAAAGATTAATTTATTTGATATTAACCAAGACTCAGCAAATTTATTAAAAGAAAAAATTGATGAATATGTAAGGCATAAAGGAGACAACAGATTTATTGAAGTTAACGTATGTGAAAATTTAGAGAAAACAGTAAGGAATGGAGAAGTTATATTAACTTGTACGGTTGCAGATACGCCATATATACCTTTTGAATGGATTTCAAAAGGAACATTCATTAGTAATGTTTCTATAATGGATTTTGAAAAAGAGACTTTCTTAAAAGCAGATAAAGTAGTAGTGGATGATTGGGACCAAGCTAATCGTGAAAAAAAGGTTATTAATCAACTCGTTTTAGAGGGAAAATTCTCTAAAGAACAGTTACATGGAGAATTAGGGGAAATCATAACAGGTAGGATTCCCGGAAGAGAGAATGAAAACGAAATCATTATATTAAATCCTATGGGTATGGCTATTGAGGATATAGCTTGCGCGTACAAAATTTTCAAAAAAGCAAAAGAACTTGGAATAGGTAAAACTTTGAGTCTATATTAA
- a CDS encoding NRAMP family divalent metal transporter, with protein MEQQKKTAGKKAGSWSLLMGAAFLMATSAVGPGFLTQTATFTNTLAASFGFVIIISIILDIFAQTNVWRIIAVSGKRGQEIANMVLPGLGYFIATLVVLGGLAFNIGNIGGAGLGLQVLFGITPETGALISAVVAILIFLIREAGKAMDRFTQIAGFVMILLTLYVAFTTAPPVGEAVANTIAPEQISIFAIVTLVGGTVGGYITFAGGHRLLDAGIKGKESIPQVTKSSVVGILITSVMRIALFLAVLGVVSKGLHIDESNPAASVFKLAAGNVGYKIFGLIMWSAAITSVIGAAYTSVSFFKTFSPKIEKNSRGIIIGFIVVSTLAFVTIGQPAKILVLVGSLNGLILPIALGTLLIAAYKKKIIGDYKHPLWLTVSGALVVVVMAVMGVYTLFTQLPKLWS; from the coding sequence ATGGAGCAGCAGAAAAAAACAGCAGGAAAAAAGGCGGGCAGCTGGTCATTGTTGATGGGGGCCGCCTTTTTAATGGCGACATCCGCGGTCGGCCCGGGATTCCTGACACAAACCGCAACATTTACAAACACACTCGCGGCAAGCTTCGGTTTTGTCATTATTATCTCTATTATTTTAGATATTTTCGCCCAAACCAACGTATGGCGCATCATCGCGGTTTCTGGAAAACGAGGCCAGGAAATTGCGAATATGGTGCTTCCGGGATTGGGTTATTTCATTGCCACTCTCGTCGTGCTTGGAGGACTGGCTTTTAATATTGGGAATATCGGTGGTGCCGGACTGGGACTTCAGGTGCTGTTTGGCATTACACCGGAAACAGGCGCTTTGATCAGTGCTGTTGTTGCCATTTTAATCTTTTTAATTAGAGAAGCTGGAAAAGCGATGGACCGTTTTACGCAAATTGCCGGTTTTGTGATGATCCTTTTAACTCTGTATGTCGCGTTTACAACAGCTCCGCCTGTTGGCGAGGCTGTAGCAAATACGATTGCGCCCGAGCAAATCAGCATTTTTGCTATTGTCACGCTTGTGGGCGGAACTGTCGGCGGTTATATCACATTTGCCGGAGGACACCGTTTGCTGGATGCTGGAATTAAAGGGAAGGAATCCATCCCGCAGGTGACAAAAAGTTCAGTTGTCGGCATTTTAATTACATCTGTCATGCGTATTGCTCTTTTTCTTGCTGTGCTTGGGGTTGTTTCAAAAGGCCTGCACATCGATGAAAGCAATCCGGCGGCTTCTGTCTTCAAGCTGGCTGCTGGAAATGTCGGTTATAAAATTTTCGGATTGATCATGTGGTCCGCTGCCATTACATCTGTTATCGGGGCGGCTTATACATCGGTTTCGTTCTTTAAAACCTTTTCTCCAAAAATTGAAAAAAATTCGCGCGGGATTATTATCGGGTTTATCGTAGTTTCTACGTTAGCTTTTGTCACAATCGGACAGCCTGCGAAAATCCTCGTGCTTGTCGGGTCACTGAACGGCTTAATTTTGCCGATTGCGCTCGGAACGCTTCTGATTGCCGCATATAAGAAAAAAATTATCGGTGATTATAAGCATCCGCTTTGGCTGACCGTTTCAGGTGCACTTGTTGTGGTTGTAATGGCTGTAATGGGCGTCTACACGTTATTTACACAACTTCCTAAATTGTGGAGCTGA
- the sbnA gene encoding 2,3-diaminopropionate biosynthesis protein SbnA yields the protein MIYDNVLELIGNTPIVKLNNLVPSGKSELYAKLEGFNPGGSSKDRVARNLIEVAEKDGKLKKGGTIVESSSGNLAIGLSMVAKRKGYKMICIVDPKISEVNLSLIKGFGAQVYMVDHADKDGNYLKERLRKAEELSKTLPNCFWPNQYNNSANPGAYIESLAGEIYDDFKGDLDWIVCPVGTAGLITGLTKGLKRLIPRVKTLAVDAKGSVIFGGPSGKRHLIGMGNAIVPGNLEPQLYDEVVHVGDEEAFYMTRQLALEEGLLVGGSSGASVFAATNLIQKLKEKVKILTLLPDRGDRYFNTIFSDQWIQNKNMDLDVIKFGQKTKLYNY from the coding sequence TTGATCTACGATAACGTTTTAGAACTTATCGGCAATACACCTATTGTTAAGTTAAATAATCTTGTTCCAAGCGGGAAGTCAGAGTTATATGCAAAACTGGAAGGGTTCAATCCAGGCGGAAGCTCTAAAGACCGTGTTGCAAGAAATCTCATAGAGGTTGCAGAAAAAGACGGAAAGCTAAAAAAAGGCGGAACAATTGTTGAATCCTCTTCGGGCAATTTGGCGATAGGTTTATCTATGGTTGCTAAAAGAAAAGGTTATAAAATGATTTGTATTGTAGATCCCAAAATAAGTGAAGTTAATTTAAGTTTAATTAAAGGTTTTGGAGCTCAGGTTTATATGGTTGACCATGCTGATAAAGATGGAAACTATCTGAAAGAACGGTTAAGAAAGGCGGAAGAACTTTCAAAGACACTTCCAAACTGTTTTTGGCCTAATCAGTATAATAATTCCGCAAATCCAGGGGCCTATATAGAAAGCTTAGCGGGTGAAATATATGATGATTTTAAAGGCGACCTTGATTGGATTGTTTGCCCTGTAGGAACAGCTGGGCTAATAACTGGTTTAACTAAGGGACTTAAACGTCTGATTCCTCGAGTAAAAACACTCGCAGTAGATGCTAAAGGTTCTGTTATTTTTGGTGGCCCTTCTGGTAAAAGACATTTAATAGGTATGGGAAATGCAATTGTACCTGGTAATTTAGAACCTCAATTATATGATGAAGTCGTTCACGTTGGAGATGAGGAAGCATTTTATATGACAAGGCAGCTCGCATTAGAAGAAGGATTGCTAGTCGGCGGTTCTTCTGGGGCATCGGTTTTTGCAGCTACGAATCTGATTCAGAAATTAAAAGAAAAAGTTAAAATTTTAACCTTATTACCTGATCGAGGAGATAGGTATTTCAATACAATATTTTCTGATCAATGGATTCAGAATAAAAACATGGACTTGGATGTTATTAAATTTGGTCAAAAAACCAAACTATATAATTATTAG
- a CDS encoding formyltransferase family protein, with protein MTDREVKRAFFLITENRFHTTYLIDKWMKAFGSENDFKGIMIRGNKNEVSLKDKLSTLPSLTIGDLEEIYGELSNAEKEMIMTYGVPKNHLHYDNNVILAGEDLNSKETKNWLESVVRQFDKVVFFIFLDVMLEDWWIELTKGQIINAHSAVLPFARGMNAIESMAYKGDIEEFKKSVGASVHFIDNGIDTGPILIATRITNPFLYRSLGDLKGACYQLAFDLLIHQASKIHRFKEKEFVGISPDKSMIGPVFYSKHFSNEIRKIAEFNYLNMKKEVTTV; from the coding sequence ATGACAGACAGAGAAGTTAAGAGAGCTTTTTTTCTAATAACTGAAAATAGGTTTCATACTACATACCTAATTGATAAGTGGATGAAGGCTTTTGGATCTGAAAATGATTTTAAAGGAATTATGATTCGCGGCAATAAAAATGAAGTATCTCTTAAGGACAAGCTTTCAACCTTACCGAGCCTAACTATAGGTGATTTAGAAGAAATTTATGGGGAACTTAGTAATGCAGAGAAAGAAATGATCATGACTTACGGTGTTCCTAAAAATCACTTGCATTATGATAATAATGTCATATTAGCAGGAGAAGATTTGAACAGTAAAGAGACGAAAAACTGGCTTGAAAGTGTCGTGAGGCAATTTGATAAAGTTGTTTTTTTCATCTTTTTAGACGTAATGTTAGAAGATTGGTGGATTGAACTGACTAAAGGACAAATTATTAACGCTCATTCTGCTGTCTTACCCTTTGCCAGGGGAATGAATGCAATCGAGTCTATGGCATACAAAGGAGATATAGAGGAATTTAAAAAATCAGTGGGGGCTTCTGTACATTTTATCGATAATGGTATAGACACTGGTCCAATATTAATAGCAACTAGGATAACTAATCCATTCTTATATAGATCATTGGGTGATTTAAAAGGAGCCTGTTACCAGCTTGCTTTTGATTTATTAATACATCAAGCTTCAAAGATACATAGATTTAAGGAGAAAGAATTTGTAGGTATCAGCCCAGACAAGAGTATGATTGGGCCAGTTTTCTATTCTAAACATTTTTCAAATGAAATTCGTAAAATTGCAGAATTTAATTACTTAAATATGAAGAAAGAGGTGACTACAGTTTGA